One part of the Dermacentor silvarum isolate Dsil-2018 chromosome 6, BIME_Dsil_1.4, whole genome shotgun sequence genome encodes these proteins:
- the LOC119455862 gene encoding leucine-rich repeat neuronal protein 3 produces MVHEGKCSVLLLALLVSSARGNLLNGIFNGSQVQSEAHGTNDTVRPNLPITTPTDLCRLHNCGCYTEAVPKTIDCSYKHIASLNRVAMPNHVIEINLAGNDLKSVLDTYFYTAPGVHVLDLSHNHIQFIAFTALQMFGELNRLTLSHNRLASLEEEVFAGLGKLQYLDLSHNKLTTLYPRHFDHLSNLTELNLAYNGLAEFNGNALAQLTSLNKLILQSTALRELRQNDFDSLTNLKWLDLSGNGFDEVPFKGLHRLSLLRHLDLSRNPITTIKPYSFYNLTSLRSLFLKYMVDLTNIEAHAFSDVTSLKTIDLSFCPRLTNIDRRAFTYNWSDAKIELDEFYARQTGLKTLPGSLLRWEYVTKVDFAENDWKCDCKLEWMPHVVKRDVIDAKLRCGSPKELEGRLIAKLNSVDMPCAESVALEHPGWQEINIAMRVALGLLITVTIVLAIIIATLLYAKLRAKPHVYLSLKQRFGYGGEE; encoded by the exons ATGGTTCACGAAGGAAAATGCTCAGTGTTGCTGCTTGCGCTGCTTGTCAGCAGTGCCCGGGGCAACTTGCTCAACGGTATATTCAACGGCAGCCAAGTCCAATCTGAAGCTCATGGTACGAACGACACCGTTCGGCCTAATCTTCCAATAACCACTCCGACAGATCTGTGTCGGCTTCACAACTGCGGCTGCTACACGGAAGCCGTCCCGAAAACAATTGACTGCTCCTACAAGCACATCGCCTCGCTGAACCGGGTAGCCATGCCCAATCACGTAATCGAAATTAACCTGGCAGGAAACGACCTCAAGAGCGTGTTGGACACTTACTTCTACACGGCACCTGGCGTACACGTGCTTGACTTGTCCCATAACCACATACAGTTCATCGCATTCACGGCCTTGCAAATGTTCGGCGAATTGAACCGTCTCACGCTCTCCCACAATCGCCTTGCGTCTCTCGAGGAAGAAGTATTCGCAGGACTCGGGAAACTTCAGTACCTCGACCTCAGCCACAACAAGTTGACGACGCTGTATCCGAGGCATTTCGACCATCTCAGCAACCTCACCGAGCTGAACCTCGCCTACAATGGTCTCGCGGAATTCAACGGCAACGCGCTTGCTCAGCTCACCTCTCTAAACAAGTTGATCCTTCAGAGCACCGCGCTCAGAGAGCTCAGGCAAAACGACTTCGACAGCCTGACCAACCTCAAGTGGCTCGATCTCAGCGGAAATGGGTTCGACGAGGTTCCGTTCAAAGGTCTGCACCGGTTGAGCCTCCTGCGTCACCTAGATCTGAGCAGGAATCCCATCACGACCATCAAACCGTACAGTTTTTACAACCTAACGTCCCTGAGAAGCCTCTTCCTGAAGTACATGGTGGATCTGACTAACATCGAGGCGCACGCGTTCAGCGATGTGACGAGTCTCAAGACCATAGACCTCAGCTTCTGCCCCAGGCTGACAAACATCGACAGACGGGCGTTCACCTACAACTGGTCCGATGCTAAGATCGAGCTGGACGAATTTTACGCTCGCCAGACGGGGCTGAAGACCCTGCCAGGGAGCCTTCTGCGCTGGGAGTACGTTACCAAGGTGGACTTTGCCGAGAACGACTGGAAGTGCGACTGCAAGCTCGAATGGATGCCGCATGTCGTCAAGAGAGATGTCATCGACGCCAAACTGAG GTGTGGCAGCCCTAAGGAACTGGAGGGCCGGCTGATCGCCAAGCTGAACAGCGTCGACATGCCGTGCGCCGAGAGCGTTGCCCTGGAGCACCCTGGCTGGCAGGAGATCAACATCGCCATGCGCGTCGCCCTGGGACTACTCATCACCGTCACGATCGTCCTGGCGATCATCATCGCCACGCTACTTTACGCCAAGCTACGCGCCAAGCCACACGTCTACCTCAGCCTCAAGCAGAGGTTCGGGTACGGCGGTGAAGAGTAG